A window of the Hordeum vulgare subsp. vulgare chromosome 5H, MorexV3_pseudomolecules_assembly, whole genome shotgun sequence genome harbors these coding sequences:
- the LOC123395451 gene encoding E3 ubiquitin-protein ligase Hakai-like: MADCYAPDMDELRWLPREIFADIGIADAAPPSAAAVEDVAVHLTGILVSKEGLARPPPPPPPAPYHRPHAPQVSAPGGTAPVVYGGGSNGGGVPAPWPALPYSPPLWQVPTNFANGGGSARFLGPRNAPLRPSHGPPPTKRRLGGTGGTGVFLPRAQAYQYQHKAAAKSPAKGRKPPKELLQGQHQPVQQQQRGDEEEATKATQKEKESAALLALPQEWTY, translated from the exons ATGGCCGACTGCTACGCGCCCGACATGGACGAGCTCCGCTGGCTGCCGCGGGAGATTTTCGCCGATATTGGCATCGCCGACGCCGCCccgccatccgccgccgccgtcgaggACGTCGCGGTGCACCTCACGGGCATCCTCGTCAGCAAGGAGGGACTTGCGcgcccgcctccgccgccgccaccggcccCTTACCACCGCCCCCACGCGCCGCAG GTCTCGGCACCGGGAGGGACGGCTCCGGTGGTGTACGGCGGCGGGAGCAATGGTGGTGGCGTGCCGGCGCCGTGGCCGGCCTTGCCCTACTCACCGCCGCTGTGGCAG GTCCCGACCAATTTCGCCAACGGCGGCGGCAGCGCCCGTTTCCTGGGCCCAAGGAATGCTCCGCTGCGCCCCTCCCACGGCCCACCGCCGACCAAGCGGCGTCTCGGCGGTACCGGTGGTACCGGCGTGTTCCTCCCGCGCGCCCAGGCGTACCAGTACCAGCACAAGGCTGCGGCCAAATCTCCGGCGAAAG GCAGGAAGCCACCAAAGGAGTTGCTCCAGGGGCAGCACCAGCCAGTGCAGCAGCAGCAACGCGGAGACGAAGAGGAGGCAACGAAGGCGACGCAGAAGGAAAAGGAAAGCGCAGCATTACTGGCGCTGCCCCAGGAGTGGACTTACTGA